One window of the Shimwellia blattae DSM 4481 = NBRC 105725 genome contains the following:
- the sdaA gene encoding L-serine ammonia-lyase: MISIFDMFKVGIGPSSSHTVGPMKAGKQFVDSLVAKGLLNSVTRVVVDVYGSLSLTGKGHHTDVAIIMGLAGNQPDNVDIDAIPAFIHDVQTRGRLPLAQGAHEVDFPAEGGMCFHNTNLPLHENGMQIHAWNGDTLVYSKTYYSIGGGFIVDEEHFGKESTSELDVPFPYHSAQELLAQCKATGHSLSGLVMQNELALHSEKEIHDYFARVWDTMRACIDRGMNTEGVLPGPLRVPRRASALRRLLVSSDKLSRDPMNVVDWVNMFALAVNEENAAGGRVVTAPTNGACGIVPAVLAYYDHFIEPVNPDIYIRYFMACGAIGSLYKMNASISGAEVGCQGEVGVACSMAAAGLAELLGASPEQVCIAAEIGMEHNLGLTCDPVAGQVQVPCIERNAIASVKAINASRMAMRRTSEPRVSLDKVIETMYETGKDMNAKYRETSRGGLAIKVQCD, from the coding sequence GTGATTAGCATATTCGACATGTTCAAAGTCGGTATCGGGCCTTCCAGTTCCCACACCGTCGGCCCGATGAAAGCGGGGAAACAGTTCGTCGATTCTCTGGTGGCAAAGGGGCTGCTGAATTCCGTTACCCGGGTGGTTGTGGATGTTTACGGCTCCCTGTCCCTGACCGGTAAAGGGCACCATACAGATGTTGCGATTATTATGGGTCTTGCGGGTAACCAGCCAGATAATGTGGATATCGACGCCATTCCGGCCTTTATTCACGATGTGCAAACCCGCGGGCGGCTGCCGCTGGCCCAGGGGGCCCATGAGGTAGACTTCCCGGCCGAAGGCGGAATGTGCTTCCACAATACCAACCTGCCGCTGCATGAAAACGGTATGCAGATCCATGCCTGGAACGGCGATACGCTGGTGTACAGCAAAACCTATTACTCCATCGGCGGTGGTTTTATTGTCGATGAAGAACACTTCGGTAAAGAGAGCACCAGCGAGCTGGACGTGCCCTTCCCGTATCACTCCGCCCAGGAGTTGCTGGCCCAGTGTAAGGCTACCGGCCATTCGCTCTCAGGCCTGGTGATGCAAAACGAGCTGGCGCTGCACTCTGAAAAAGAGATCCACGACTACTTCGCACGGGTATGGGATACCATGCGCGCCTGTATCGATCGCGGCATGAATACGGAAGGGGTCCTGCCCGGGCCGCTGCGGGTGCCGCGCCGCGCCTCTGCCCTGCGCCGGTTGCTGGTTTCCAGCGATAAGCTCTCCCGGGATCCGATGAACGTGGTGGACTGGGTCAATATGTTCGCCCTGGCGGTGAATGAAGAAAACGCCGCCGGTGGCCGGGTGGTCACCGCCCCGACTAACGGGGCCTGCGGTATCGTGCCTGCGGTGCTGGCCTATTACGATCACTTTATTGAGCCCGTGAACCCGGATATTTATATCCGCTACTTTATGGCCTGCGGGGCCATCGGCTCCCTGTATAAGATGAACGCCTCTATCTCTGGTGCTGAAGTGGGCTGCCAGGGGGAAGTGGGAGTCGCCTGCTCTATGGCGGCGGCCGGTCTGGCAGAGCTGCTGGGCGCCAGCCCGGAACAGGTCTGTATTGCGGCGGAAATCGGTATGGAGCATAACCTGGGGCTGACCTGTGACCCGGTCGCAGGCCAGGTGCAGGTGCCCTGTATTGAGCGTAATGCGATTGCCTCAGTAAAAGCGATTAACGCCTCGCGTATGGCGATGCGCCGCACCAGTGAGCCCCGGGTATCGCTGGATAAGGTTATCGAAACCATGTACGAGACCGGGAAAGACATGAACGCCAAGTACCGGGAAACCTCCCGCGGCGGGCTGGCGATTAAAGTCCAGTGTGACTGA